A section of the Hevea brasiliensis isolate MT/VB/25A 57/8 chromosome 17, ASM3005281v1, whole genome shotgun sequence genome encodes:
- the LOC110635669 gene encoding two-component response regulator-like APRR1 translates to MEGKEHNMNKDSGGVGNSKSGDGIIDRSKVRILLCDNDAKSCEEVSTLLLKCSYHVTSVRSARQVIDALNAEGPDIDIILAEVDLPMKKGMKMLKYITRDKELRHIPVIMMSAQDEVSIVVKCLRLGAADYLVKPLRTNELLNLWTHMWRRRRMLGMVEKNILNYDFDLVASDPSDANTNSTTLFSDDTDDKSRKCTNPEMVVSTHQEYESVAAAAVANAAAAAAAAAASERSPSNPLEYRPDVPGISDRRRGQLSSGPKKSELKIGESSAFFTYAKSSTIKNNTQGFVSIEDNATQNMRMEEKVEACGQLVVIDAQLHKNGETWERYSQDDFRSSSSVPDSLSLERSCTPPMSREFPQGNFKDENLPQVLVHPRNELQLDVSGTTQSVYPYFMSGVMNQVIMPSSAQLCQKNMHELQNNVPSAILPQYNHFPQCSPHATGMASFPYYPVNICLQPGQMPSTHLWPSIGSSSSPDVKLNKLDRREAALLKFRQKRKERCFDKKIRYVNRKKLAERRPRVRGQFVRKVDGVNVDLNGHPTPMDYDEDEEEDDDEQVSKDSSPEDDASGS, encoded by the exons ATGGAGGGAAAGGAGCATAATATGAACAAGGACAGTGGAGGTGTTGGTAACAGTAAGAGTGGAGATGGGATTATTGATAGAAGCAAAGTAAGGATTCTGCTATGTGATAATGATGCCAAGAGCTGTGAGGAAGTTTCAACCCTCCTTTTGAAGTGTTCTTATCACG TTACATCAGTGAGATCAGCTAGGCAGGTAATTGATGCTCTGAATGCTGAGGGACCTGATATTGATATCATACTTGCTGAAGTTGACCTTCCAATGAAGAAAGGCATGAAGATGTTGAAGTACATCACACGGGATAAAGAGTTACGGCACATTCCTGTGATCA tgatgtcggcacaggatgaggtctCAATTGTTGTTAAGTGCTTGAGGTTAGGAGCAGCAGACTATCTTGTAAAACCATTACGCACTAATGAGCTGTTGAACCTGTGGACACACATGTGGAGAAGGAGGCGCATG CTTGGAATGGTGGAGAAGAACATCTTGAATTATGACTTTGACCTGGTAGCATCAGATCCTAGTGATGCCAACACAAATAGTACTACTCTATTCTCCGATGACACAGATGACAAGTCTCGGAAGTGCACAAATCCTGAAATGGTTGTATCAACTCATCAGGAATATGAG TCTGTTGCTGCTGCCGCCGTTGCTAATGCCGCTGCCGCTGCCGCTGCTGCTGCTGCTAGTGAGCGTTCACCTAGCAATCCACTGGAATATAGGCCTGATGTGCCAGGAATAAGTGACCGCAGAAGAG GACAATTATCATCTGGTCCAAAGAAGAGCGAATTGAAGATTGGTGAGTCTTCTGCCTTCTTTACTTATGCCAAGTCAAGCACAATAAAAAACAACACCCAAGGGTTCGTCAGCATTGAGGACAATGCTACTCAAAATATGAGGATGGAAGAGAAAGTTGAAGCATGTGGTCAGCTAGTGGTTATTGATGCTCAATTACATAAAAATGGAGAGACATGGGAGAGATACTCACAAGATGACTTCCGTAGCAGTTCTAGTGTCCCTGATTCTCTTTCTTTGGAGAGATCTTGCACCCCACCCATGTCAAGGGAATTTCCTCaaggaaatttcaaggatgaaaaccTCCCTCAGGTGCTTGTGCATCCAAGAAATGAGCTTCAACTCGATGTTTCAGGTACCACACAAagtgtttatccatattttatgtcaggAGTTATGAATCAAGTTATAATGCCTTCATCAGCACAACTATGTCAAAAGAATATGCATGAGCTGCAAAATAATGTACCTTCAGCTATTCTGCCTCAATACAATCATTTTCCACAATGTTCACCTCATGCGACTGGGATGGCATCATTTCCCTACTACCCTGTTAATATATGTTTACAACCTGGTCAAATGCCTAGTACTCATTTGTGGCCATCAATCGGAAGTTCATCTTCCCCTGATGTGAAACTAAATAAATTAGATAGAAGAGAAGCAGCATTGTTGAAATTTAGACAGAAAAGGAAAGAGCGTTGTTTTGATAAGAAGATCAGGTATGTTAATAGGAAAAAGCTTGCTGAAAGGAGGCCTCGTGTGCGGGGGCAGTTCGTGCGAAAGGTTGATGGTGTAAATGTTGATCTTAATGGACACCCTACTCCTATGGATTATGATGAGGATGAAGAAGAGGATGATGATGAGCAAGTATCAAAGGATTCATCTCCAGAGGATGATGCTTCAGGATCCTAA
- the LOC131175329 gene encoding protein NEN1-like, which yields MSSDPRDDRSEIVFFDLETTVPTRTGQGFAILEFGAILVCPRNLEELRSYSTLVQPVNPSLISSLSVRCNGITADAVNSAPTFADIADTVYDILHGRIWAGHNITRFDCVRIREGFAEIGRTPTEPKGIIDSLALLTQRFGRRAGDMKMASLATYFGLGKQTHRSLDDVRMNLEVLKYCATVLFLESSLPDAFPEKSWVSPNATTRSRKNGKSPLEGPGINIDASSSSSKFGNVSPKYHENEENHPLYDLLRCVASDMPQPDTFDMTALSNEIHADSLQQDVDMEKKPMTESSEMPSAVTVPGSFSGNAGFLEPDEVSVSSIRACFVTFKDGVQRMILLYEHAILQLCCHHLRVRFGLSTKFVDHAGRPRLSFVVDASPCLCGVLEACDGIVRKLFVESGSNSDWRPAVNKKPGFFNYPTVRLHIPTAVNEDGAKYATDIYQKDPSGTVQKLVFSKFDAAELDTWFSPGTFLDASFSLHPYDYQQSAGIRLVAKKLIIHKE from the exons ATGAGTTCTGATCCAAGAGACGACAGATCCGAGATTGTCTTCTTCGACCTCGAAACGACGGTTCCCACCCGCACCGGTCAGGGTTTTGCGATACTGGAATTCGGAGCTATCCTTGTGTGCCCGAGGAATTTGGAGGAACTCCGGAGCTACTCTACCTTGGTCCAACCCGTCAATCCTTCTTTAATCTCTTCTCTGTCCGTTCGATGCAATGGAATCACAGCTGACGCCGTCAATTCCGCCCCTACCTTCGCCGATATTGCCGATACTGTCTACGACATCCTCCATG GGAGGATTTGGGCGGGACATAATATCACGCGGTTTGACTGTGTACGTATAAGGGAGGGATTTGCTGAGATTGGCAGAACACCTACGGAGCCCAAGGGCATTATAGATTCTTTAGCCTTGCTGACCCAGAGGTTTGGTAGAAGAGCTGGGGACATGAAG ATGGCTAGTCTTGCAACTTATTTTGGGCTCGGAAAACAGACACATAG GAGTTTAGACGATGTCCGGATGAATCTTGAAGTTTTGAAGTACTGTGCAACAGTTTTGTTCTTG GAGTCAAGCCTCCCAGATGCATTCCCAGAAAAAAGTTGGGTTTCACCTAATGCTACTACGAGAAGTCGTAAAAATGGAAAATCACCTCTGGAAGGGCCTGGCATAAACATAGATGCTTCCTCTTCAAGTTCAAAGTTTGGAAATGTTTCTCCTAAATATCATGAAAATGAGGAAAATCATCCATTATATGATCTGCTGAGATGTGTTGCATCTGATATGCCTCAACCAGATACTTTTGACATGACCGCTCTCAGCAATGAAATACATGCTGACTCCCTTCAGCAAGATGTTGACATGGAAAAAAAACCTATGACAGAGTCTTCTGAGATGCCTTCAGCAGTGACTGTTCCTGGAAGTTTCAGTGGCAATGCAGGATTTTTGGAACCTGATGAAGTTTCTGTTTCTTCTATTAGGGCATGTTTTGTTACATTCAAAGATGGGGTTCAAAGAATGATATTATTGTATGAGCATGCCATTTTGCAGCTTTGTTGTCATCATTTAAGGGTACGGTTTGGTTTGAGTACAAAATTTGTCGATCATGCTGGACGACCACGGTTGAGTTTTGTGGTTGATGCATCTCCATGTTTGTGTGGAGTTCTTGAAGCATGTGATGGTATTGTAAGGAAATTGTTTGTGGAATCAGGTAGCAACTCTGATTGGAGGCCTGCTGTGAACAAAAAACCTGGCTTCTTCAACTACCCAACAGTGAGACTGCA CATACCTACTGCTGTAAATGAGGATGGTGCTAAATATGCAACAGATATATATCAGAAAGATCCTTCTGGAACTGTACAAAAGCTTGTGTTCAGTAAGTTTGATGCTGCAGAACTTGATACCTGGTTCAGTCCAGGGACCTTTTTGGATGCCTCCTTCTCCTTGCATCCATATGACTATCAGCAGAGTGCTGGCATCCGATTAGTGGCAAAGAAATTAATCATTCACAAAGAGTGA
- the LOC110635668 gene encoding pentatricopeptide repeat-containing protein At5g61400 gives MLKLFPPKHSLRPIRTKITDHVFSTSLSSSSDPSTIILDSKTLKQALEFFTSTLKQNPKSPTKDLRLYSSIIHVLTSARIYTTARCLTKDLIQTLLQSLKPRRVSSLVFNALNQLEGSKFTPNVFGVLIIAFSEMGLLDEALWVYRKIGVLPAVQACTALLNGLVKKASFYSMWELYEDMISHGLVPSVVTYSVLVDACCSQGDILKARSLVNEMVKKGIEPTIVIYTTLIRGLCNESKIVEAESMFRQMKESGVLPNLYTYNVLMDGYCKIANVKLALDLYQDMLKDGLLPNIVTFGILIDALCKGGELLAARCFFVQMAKLGVVPNVLVYNSLIDGHYKAGNLSKAMDLLLEMEIFKILPDVFTFSILIKSVSSLGTVEEADCILKRMENEEVHANSVIYNSLINGYCKKGNIEKALEVCSQMTTKGIEPNVITFSTLIDGYCKVGNMESAMGLYSEMIIKSIVPDVVAFTALIDGQCKKGNMEEAILLYKHMLKAGLSPNVFTVSCLIDGLCKAGRTSDAIKFFLDKTGGNTTGNRVNEMDSIYCSPNHVIYTSLIQALCKEGQIFKASKLFLDMRCGGLRPDALAYAVMLQGHLNAKHVIDVMMLHADMIKMGVVPNEVIYWILSRGYGENGYRKSALSCSEHLIETGPELVES, from the coding sequence ATGTTGAAGCTATTCCCGCCAAAACACTCACTCAGACCCATTAGAACCAAGATTACGGACCATGTATTTTCCACATCATTGTCTTCTTCCTCCGATCCCTCAACCATTATTCTCGACTCCAAAACCCTGAAACAAGCCCTCGAATTTTTCACTTCCACTTTAAAACAAAACCCAAAAAGCCCAACCAAGGATCTTCGCTTATATTCTTCTATAATCCATGTCTTAACAAGTGCCAGAATATACACCACTGCCAGGTGTTTGACAAAAGACCTAATCCAAACCCTCCTCCAATCCCTCAAACCTCGTCGTGTTAGTTCTCTGGTTTTCAATGCCCTTAATCAGCTAGAAGGCTCAAAATTTACTCCCAATGTGTTTGGAGTGTTGATTATTGCATTTTCTGAGATGGGTCTTCTTGACGAAGCCTTGTGGGTGTATCGCAAGATCGGGGTTTTACCTGCAGTGCAAGCTTGTACTGCTCTTTTAAATGGGTTGGTTAAGAAGGCTAGCTTTTATTCCATGTGGGAATTATATGAGGACATGATTTCGCATGGTTTGGTGCCTAGTGTTGTCACTTATAGTGTATTAGTCGATGCTTGTTGTAGCCAAGGTGATATTCTGAAAGCTAGGAGTTTGGTTAATGAGATGGTGAAGAAAGGGATTGAACCAACTATTGTGATCTACACGACTCTCATTCGTGGTCTTTGCAACGAGAGTAAAATCGTGGAAGCAGAAAGTATGTTCAGACAAATGAAGGAATCTGGAGTTTTACCCAATTTGTATACTTATAATGTTCTGATGGATGGATATTGCAAAATAGCAAATGTGAAACTCGCCCTGGACTTATATCAAGACATGCTTAAAGATGGACTGCTGCCAAATATTGTGACCTTTGGTATCTTAATAGATGCTCTTTGCAAAGGGGGCGAATTATTGGCAGCAAGGTGCTTCTTTGTTCAGATGGCCAAGTTGGGTGTTGTTCCAAATGTACTTGTGTATAATAGTTTGATTGATGGGCACTATAAAGCAGGGAACCTATCCAAAGCAATGGATTTACTTTTAGAGATGgagattttcaaaattttgcCTGATGTTTTCACCTTCAGCATACTTATTAAGAGTGTTTCTAGTTTGGGTACAGTTGAAGAAGCAGACTGTATACTGAAAAGAATGGAAAACGAGGAGGTTCATGCAAATTCTGTGATCTATAATTCGCTAATCAATGGATACTGTAAGAAAGGAAACATAGAGAAGGCTTTGGAGGTGTGTTCCCAGATGACAACGAAGGGTATAGAACCAAACGTTATCACCTTCTCTACATTAATTGATGGTTATTGCAAGGTGGGAAACATGGAATCCGCCATGGGTTTGTACTCGGAAATGATAATCAAAAGCATTGTGCCTGACGTGGTTGCTTTCACGGCATTGATTGATGGTCAATGTAAAAAAGGTAACATGGAAGAGGCCATCCTGCTGTATAAGCATATGCTGAAGGCCGGGCTTAGCCCTAATGTTTTCACAGTTAGTTGCTTGATTGATGGCCTTTGCAAAGCTGGAAGGACATctgatgcaattaaatttttcttaGACAAGACTGGAGGTAACACCACTGGCAATCGAGTAAATGAAATGGACAGTATTTATTGTTCACCAAATCATGTGATATACACATCTTTGATTCAAGCTTTGTGCAAGGAAGGGCAGATTTTTAAAGCTAGCAAGCTTTTCTTGGATATGAGATGCGGTGGTTTAAGGCCAGATGCATTGGCTTATGCTGTCATGTTGCAGGGGCATCTAAATGCCAAACATGTGATTGATGTGATGATGTTGCATGCTGATATGATAAAGATGGGTGTCGTGCCAAATGAAGTTATATATTGGATCTTATCAAGGGGTTATGGAGAGAATGGGTATAGGAAGTCAGCTCTCAGTTGTTCTGAGCACTTGATAGAAACAGGTCCTGAGCTTGTTGAGTCTTAA